In Cystobacter fuscus DSM 2262, the genomic stretch CAGCCACAGCCGCATTCCCACCAGCGGGGTGGCCAGCTCATGCGAGACCCGGGCGAGGAACTCGTCCTTCTTCCGGTTGGCGCGCTCGGCCTCGCTCCGGGCCGCCTGCTCGTTGGCCAGCAGGACTTCCCGTTCCGCCTCGGCGCGCTTGCGCTCGGTGATGTCCACGTTGATGCTCACCGCGCCGACGATGCTCTCGCGCAGCCGGACGGGCGCGGTGGCCGAGCGGATGACCCGCTGCTTCTCGGTGCCGCTCTGGGCCAGGTACACCTCGCGGGTCGATGATTCTCCGCGCAGGGCCCGCTGGAGCGCGTCCTCGATGCCGCTGGAGCCGAGGATCGCCGGATCGATCCGATTGGCGCGGATGTGGCCGGAGGCGTCGGCGATGCAGACCCCGTCGGGGATGCTCTGGATGACCGCCTCCAGCTCGGCCGCGCGTTGTTCCTCCCTCCACCGTGACCTCACCCAGTCGGCCCGGGCTTGACTCTGGATGGCGGCGGTGGTCACCGCGCTGGCCAGCAGGCGGTGGAATTCGAGGTAGGGCTCGTCCAACGCCAGACGTGCGCTCACCCCGGCCAGCAGGAGCGCGGTGGGCTCTTCCTCTCCTGGCAGGAAGATGGGGAGCGCCACCGCCTCCCGGGGTGATTCCGGATACGGTCCACAGCGCAGTGGACCGAAGCGCTCCTCGAGGTGTCCGATCTGGACGGGCCGGCGCGCCCGCATCACCTCCTCGAGTGGCCATCCGCTGGCGGTGTCCCCCTGGGAGAAGAGGAGGGGGGGACTCGCCGCCGTGCCAGGCGGGAGGCCCGTGCCGCCCACCAGCCGCGGCGTGCTTCCCCGGGCGCCCCGGACGTAGAAGAGGGTGAAGGGGAGATCGTGTGCGTACTCCTCGATCGTCCGCGCGGCGAGCGTGAAGACTTCCGGGAGTGTCTGGGCATTGGCCATGGCCATGGCCACGTCGCGCAGCGCGCGTGTCCGGCGCGCGTGCAGCACCTGCCGGGTGGTCTCGGTGAGGGGGTTCCACACCCCCACCACCTCTCCGCGCTCATCGCGGATCGGGCTGAAGGCTCCCGACAAGAACGTCTCCGCGAGGCGGCCGCCGCGGTCGCGGAACAAGGGTTGATTCTCGAGGATGACCGGCTGGCTCGCGAAGGCCTTGTCGTAATGGCCGCGCAGCTCCTCCCAGCTCGCCCCCCAATACTCACCGAGGGGTTGGCCGAGCAGGTGGGGCGGCGGGCCATCGCCGAGCGCGCGGCAGCCATCGTTGAAGAGCATCACCCGCCGGGGCCCCCAGGCGATGAGGATGGGGAAGGGCGAGGCCACGCACAGGGACACCACCGTGCGCAGGCAGGCGGGCCACGACCCAAGGGGGCCCAGAGGAGTCTCCGACCAATCCTTGGCGCGGATTCGCTCCCCCATCTCGCCCCCGTTCACGAGCCATGCAGTGGATGGGTCGAGGCCGCCCGTGTCGTGTCCGGTCGCATCCATCAATTCGAGATGGTCGCGTACTCCCCGTATAGGCCGTCAAGTCGCGCCGCGCCGCGCCAGGACGTGCCCGACCGACCCCCTGTGAAGCCTCCCTTTTCCAGACACATACAGAAATACTGTATCTTTCAACCTGAACTCCCTTTCTCCCTTGACGCTGAATGTTCACCCGTGGGAATTACCGACCGGTCGGTAGGTGGTTGAGAGCGGCATGGCGGACGGGAAACCAGGGAGCGGACACGCGATGCATTCGGGTCGGAAGCAGGAGGACGGCGAGCGCTACCAGGCCATCCTGGAGACGGCGGCCCGGCTCATCTGCGAGCGCGGCTACGAAGGCACGTCGATGCAGGAGATCGCCGCGGCGTGTCACATGACGAAGGCGGGGCTCTACCACCACGTGCAGAACAAGGAGCAGCTGCTCTCGGACGTCATGAGCTACGGCATGAGCGCCTTCGAGCAGGAGGTGCTCGAGAAGGTGCGGGGCCTGGCGGATCCGGTGGAGCGGCTGCGCGAGTGCATGCGGCTGAACATCCACCTGGTGACGGGCGTGACGGGCGGGTGCAGCAAGGAGGTCATCATCATCCTCCACGAGCACAACACGCTCACCGGCGAGGCCCGGGCCTCCATCGATGGGCGCAAGAAGCGCTACGTGCGCTTCCTCGAGGACTCGTTCGCCGAGGCGATGCGCATGGGCCGCATCCGCGCGGTGCAGCCCACCGTGGCCGCGTTCTCGTTCCTGGGCATGATTCTGTGGATCTACAAGTGGTTCCAACCCGGGGGGCGGCTGACGGCCACCCAGGTGGCGGACGACATGGTGGATCTGCTCTTCACGGGCCTGGTGACCCCTCCCGGGGTGGTCCCGGGGGCGCCTTCGCCGTTGTCCCGCGAGCGCCCGCCCGTTTCCGGAGGTGCATCATGAAGGCGGGTCGTTGGGCAACGGTGGCCGAGCTGGTGGCCACCATTCCGGACGGGGCGTGGCTGGCCCCGGGTGGTTTCATGCTCGGGCGCGCGCCCATGGCGCTGGTGCTGGAGCTCATCGCGCAGGGCCGCAAGAACCTCCAGGTGATGTCGCTGCCCAACCCCCTGCCCGCCGAGTTCCTGGTGGCCGGGGGCTGTCTGTCCCGGGTGGAGCTGCCCTTCGGCGCGCTGCACCTGCAGGGGAGGGTGCGGCCGCTGCCGTGTCTCAAGCGGGCCATCGAGCAGGGGCGCATCTCCTGGCGCGAGCATGATGGCTACCGCGTGGTGCAGCGGCTGCGCGCGGCGTCCATGGGCCTGCCCTTCATCCCCGCGCCGGACGCGGACGTGTCCGAGCTGGCCGACGCCGAGCCGCTGCCCACGGTGACGGATCCCTTCACCGGCAAGCCCGTTCCGGTGGAGCCGGCCTTCTACCCGGACGTGGCGCTCATCCACGCCCAGGCGGCGGACGAGCAGGGCAACCTCTTCATCGAGGACCCCACCACGGACGTGCTGGTGGCGGGCGCGGCGAAGCGGGTGCTGGCGACGGCCGAGGAGCGCGTGGCGCGGCTGCCCCGGGTGACGATCCCCGGCTTCCAGGTGGAGCGCGTGGCGCTCTCGCGCGGGGGCGCGCTGCCCTCCGGGTGCGCCGGGCTCTACCCGCATGACGACGCGATGCTGGCGGACTACCTCGCCCTGGCCGAGTCCGGCCGCGAGGCGGAGTTCCTGGAGAAACTCTTGAGCAAGCGGAGCGTGGCATGAGCGCGGACGTGACTCCCGCCGAAGTGGTGGTGTCGTTGCTCGCCCGGGAGATCGAGGACGGCGCCGTGGTGGCCACCGGAGTGGCCTCGCCGCTGGCCATCCTCGCCATCGCCGTGGCGCGCGCCACGCATGCCCCACGCCTGACGTACCTGGCGTGTGTGGGCTCGCTCAATCCGGACCTGCCCACGCTGCACCCCTCGTCGGAGGACCTGCGCTTCCTGGACGGGCGCTCGGCGGAGGTGTCCATCCCGGACCTCTTCGATCATGCGCGCCGGGGGCGGGTGGACACCGTGTTCTTCGGCGCCGCCGAGGTGGATGGCCTGGGCCGCACGAACATGACGGCCTCGGGACGGCTCGGCGAGCCGCGCACCAAGTTCCCCGGCGTGGCGGGCGCGGCCACGCTGCGCCAGTGGGTGCGCCGCCCCATCCTGCTCGTGCCCCGGCAGTCGCGCCGCAACCTGGTGCCCCAGGTGCAGGTGGCCACCACGCGCGATGATCGCCGTCCCGTGCGGCTCATCTCGGATCTCGGCGTCTTCGAGCTGGGAGCGGCGGGGGCGCGGCTGCTCGCGCGCCACCCCTGGGCGAGCGTCGAGCAGATCTCCGAGCGTACCGGCTTCTCCTTCCAGGCCGAGGAGCGGCTGTCCATCACCCCGTTGCCGGACGCGCGCACCGTCGCGGCGATCCGGTCGATCGATTCCCATGGCTACCGCGACCAGCTCGTGGGGGCTTGAGCCAGCGTTTTTTCCCAGCAGGAGTCTTGGATGAAGGCTGTCGTTCTTCGTGAGTTTGGTGCGGCGAGCAACCTGCGCCTGGAGACCATGCCGGATCCCCGTCCGGGGCGTGGCGAGGTGCTCATCCGCGTGCATGCCTGTGGTGTGTGCTACCACGACGTCATCAACCGCAAGGGCAACCTGCCGCGCACCCACGTGCCGGCGGTGCTCGGCCACGAGGCGGCGGGCGAGGTGGTGGAGGTGGGGCCGGACACGCCGGGATGGAAGGTGGGAGACCGGGTGGCCACGCTGCAGCGGCTGTCGTGCGGCGAGTGCGCGCTGTGCAAGAGCGGCCGCAACAGCCTGTGCAAGAAGGACAACCGCTTCTTCGGCGAGGAGATCTCCGGCGGCTACGCGCAGTACATGACGGCGCCGGTGATGGGCCTGGGCCGGGTGCCGGCGAACCTGTCCTGGCCGGTGGCGGCCACGGTGTGCTGCACGCTGGGCACGGCGGTGCACACGGTGCGCACGCGCGCCCGGGTGCGTGACGGAGAGACGGTGCTCATCACGGGCGCCAGCGGCGGCGTGGGTCTGGCGGCGGTGCAGCTGGCGAAGCTGGACGGCGCGCGCGTCATCGCGGTGACGAGCGGCGAGGCCAAGGTGCAGGCGCTGCGCGAGGCGGGCGCCGACGAGGTCATCGTGTCGCGCGGGCTGGACTTCGCGGCCGAGGCGCGCAAGCGCACGGGCGGCGAGGGCGTCAACGTGGCGATTGAAATCGTGGGCAGCGCCACCTTCGCCCAGACGCTCAAGGCGATGGCGCCGGGTGGCCGCGTGGTGGTGGTGGGCAACCTGGAGTCGGGCAAGGTGGACCTCAACCCGGGCCTCGTCATCGTCAAGGAGCTGGAGATCATCGGCGCCTACGCCACCACGCGCGAGGAGCTGGACGAGTCGCTGCGGCTCGTGGCGGAGGGGAAGATCCGCCCCTTCGTGTCCGAGACCGTGCCGCTGGCCGATGCCGGCAAAGCCCACTTCCGACTGGAGAACCGCGAGATCGCGGGCCGGTTGGTGCTCCTTCCCCAAGACACGCAGTAATCCATCTCCCCGAGCGAGGAACTCGTCATGAAGAAACAGGTTGGAATCGAAGCGCTGGCCATCGCCGTGCCCCGCCGCTACGTGGACATCGAGGAGCTGGCCAAGGCTCGCGGAGTGGATCCCGCCAAGTACACGGCGGGCCTGGGCGCCAAGGAGATGGCGGTGGCGGATCCCGGTGAGGACTCGGTGTCGCTCGCCGCGTCGGCCGCCGCCCGGCTCATCCAGCAGCAGAACGTGGACGTGTCGCGCGTGGGCATGCTGGTGGTGGGCACCGAGACGGGCGTGGACCACTCCAAGGCCGTCGCCTCGCACGTGCAGGGCCTGCTCAAGCTGCCGCGCTCCATGCGCACCTTCGACGCCCAGCACGCCTGCTACGGCGGCACCGCGGGCCTGATGGCCGCCGCCGAGTGGATCGCCTCGGGCGCGGGCGCCGGCCGCGTGGCCATCGTGGTGTGCTCGGACATCGCCCGCTACGGGCTCAACACCGCCGGCGAGCCCACGCAGGGCGCGGGCGCCGTGGCGCTGCTCGTCTCCGAGCAGCCGGACCTGCTCGCGCTCGACATCGGCCTCAACGGCGTGTGCACGGTGGACGTGTATGACTTCTGGCGTCCGCTCGGCCGTCGCGAGGCGGTGGTGGACGGGCACTACTCCATCAACTGCTACCTGGACGCGCTCTCGGGCGCGTACCGCGGCTGGCGCGAGCGCGCGCTGGCGCACGAGGTGGTGCGCTGGGGCGACACGCTGCCGAGCGAGCAGCTCGCGCGCATCATCTACCACGTGCCCTTCTGCAAGATGGCGCGCAAGGCCCACACCCAGCTGCGTCAGGTGGACCTCGAGGACTCGGCGAGCGGCCGTGAGCTCACCCCGGAGGCGCGCGAGGCGGCGGCCAAGTCCAGCGCCAGCTACGACGCCCAGGTGGCCTCGTCGCTGACGCTCAACGCCCGGGTGGGCAACGTGTACACCGCGTCCATGTACCTGGCGCTCGCGGGCCTGCTGCACTCCGAGGGCACGGCGCTCGCGGGCAAGCGCGTGGGCCTGCTGTCCTACGGCAGCGGCAGCTGCTCGGAGTTCTACTCCGCGGTGGTGGGCGCCAACGCCGCCGAGCGCATGGCCAAGGCGGACGTGGAGGGCGTGCTCGCCCGCCGCGAGCGCGTCTCCGTGGCGGAGTACGAGCGCATCATGAACCTGCCCTACGAGGCGCCCGAGGCGATCACCCCGGCGCCGGGCGAGTTCCGCCTCAAGGAGATCCGCGACCACCGTCGCGTCTACTCCGCGGGCTAGCGGGCTGGCCCGCACGCCGCGTCCAGCGCATCGGCCTCGCGGCGTGTGGCAGTGGGGCTCGAGCCGGGTCGTCCCGCCGGCTCGTGCTCAGGTGCGCCTGAACGGTGCGTCCGTGGGCCGCCCGTCGGCACCGAGAAACTGGAGCTGCTGGCGGGGCAGTACAGGGATGATGCGGCCGGTGTGGGCTGGCTGGTTGAGTTCCACCATCACCCGCTCGGCCAGCAGGCTCTTCCACTTGCGGCGCTGCCTCGCGTGGACGAGATAGCGGATGGTGACGTTCGTCCAGGAGTCCGCGAGGGAGACATAGACCTCGGGCGTGTCCGCCACACTCGTCTCCAGCCGGGCCTTGCGCAGCAGCGTCTCGTACTCGCGGGCGGGGCCGGCCATGTCCGCGCCCACCACCTCGACGGCCAGCCCCCGCAGCAGCTCCAGCGCGTAGCGCAGGTCCGACTCGTTGGCCACCGGCACGAGGAGCTCGTCCCAGACATAAGGGAAGTCCCGGGTGAGGTTGACGACGCTGCCCGTGAGCACCTCGTTGTTGGGGAAGGTGATGAGCCGGCCCGTGGGCTGCTCGGCATGCACGGCGCCGGGCCGCTCCGCGCTGCCCAGCTCCCACACCGTGGTGGAGAGGAAGTCGATGGCGTAGACGTCTCCGAAGACATCTCCCACCTGGACGCGGTCCCCCACCCGGTAATAGCCCTGGAAGGAGTTGAGCAGCCACCCGGTGAAGCTCTCGATGGGCGTCTGCAGTGCCCAGGAGAGCGCGAGGCCCACCAGCCCCACCGAGCCGAGCATCGCGCGGATGTCCCCCGCCAGCACGCTCACCGCGATGCCGGTGCCCAGCAGCCACACGCAGATGCTCACCAGCGCCGTGCTGGCATCCGCCCACGCCCAGCGCCCCAGCACCGCGTGCAGCAGGGCCCGGAGCCCTCGCGCCACCAGCCAGGAGAGCAGCAGGGTGCCCAGCACCACGGTGAGCTTGGGGAGCGCATTGAGCAAACCCTGGCGCAGCCCGAGCACCGTCCGCTCCGCCTCGGCGCTCGCCTCGCGTGCCACCTCCTGGGGTTGCACCTGGCGCGCCGGCTCCGGGGGCGCCTCCGCGGGGGTGGTGACTTCGGCATCCCGCGCGAGTGCCTCGTCGGGGGGCCCCACTACCAGCAGCAGCAGGCTCGTGAGCGCCACCGCGAGGATCGAGGCCTTGCGGAAGGCGCGCAGCTGCGAGCGGGCGTGCTGCACGGGTGCCATGGCGCGGCGCGACGCCGCTCCTCCGAGGCGGGGCCTTCTTCGAGGAGGACGGCGCGGGAGGCGCCGGGTGGTCTGGGGCCTGGGCGGTCGCATTCACTTCCCAGTCTGATGCTCACCTGCCGGGCCGGCTCGCGACTTCCGCGCGGAGCGTCGGCCTCTGGACTTGTCGCCTTCCTCCCCAAGGAGGCCCGCGTCGAGGCCCGCACCGCCCGCCACACGAGCACCCGCCCCCCCGTCCGCCCTGGCGTTGCGGGCCCGCTACTCCACGGTCAGCTTTCCGAGGAGAGCACCCACCCGAAGGAGGGATTGAACGTGCGACGCAAATGGCCTGTGGCGATTGCCTCCATGGGAGTCCTGCTCCCCAGCCTCGCTCCCGCGGCACTTCCCATCGGCCAGGAACTTCCGTTCTTCGTGGGCACCGACCTGACGGGCACCCAGCGCCGCTCGTCGGAGCTCACGCGCCAGCCTTCCGTGGTGATCGCCGCCACCAGTCGCGCCGCTTCGGGCGAGGCCCATTCCTGGGCTCGGGCGTTGATCGAGCGCTACGGCAACAACATTCCGCTCGTCACGCTGATTGCCATTGATCTGCCCTTCTTCATTTCCGATGACCTGGCCCGCGGCAAGGCGCGGGAGAAGATTCCGCACGAGTACTGGGAGCAGACGTGGCTCGGAGGTGAGGGGGACATCCAGCGCGCGCTTCAACTGGAGCCGGACAGCGAAGTGCCCTACGTGTTCACCCTGGACTCCCAGGGACGTATTTCCGCCGCCGTCCATGGCCCCGTGGGGGCCCCGGAGTCCTCGCGTATCTGGCAGGAGATACAGGCGTGGCGGCGCTGAGTCCCGAGGACGTCCGCGCGCTCAACGCGCCCCGAGCAGCTCACGGATCAGGGGGGTGACGTGGAGCAGGGAGGGCCGAGGCCCCACCACGGGCTCCGTCCGTGACCGCACCCGCTCCCCCTCCTCGTCGCGCCGCGCGACGACGAAGGTGACGCGGCTGTCCTGGGCGCTGGGGCTGCCGTGCCAGGAGTGGTAGTGGCCGGCGAAGTAGAAGCGCTCGGAGAGGGGCCGCTCCAGGCCCGTGCGCGTGAGCAGCAGCACGTCCCCGGCACGGTGCCCCTGGGGGCCGGCGCCGAGGCCCTCCATCCGCTCGGCGAGGTTCAACAGGTCGGGCCGTGGGTGGGCGGTGAGGTGGTCGGCCAGGGGGATCAGCCTCTCGCCGTCGAACACCTGGAAGGGCGGTGCGTCCTCGCTCACGGGGCGGCCCGCGCGAGCGAAGACGAAATCCAACGCGCCCTTCATGTCCGCCGCGCCCTCGCCCGTCAGGTTCGCACGGTGGAAGGCCCTCGCCACCGGCAGCACGTCCTCCTCCCACCGCGGTGGCCGGTTCCAGTCGCAGCGCTGGCCCGGTTCCGGGCAGGTGGAGCGATCCGCGAGGTACACGTAGGCCATGGCGCCCTGGTAGGCCACCACCGCCTGGAAGTCCCGCGCCGGTGGCTCCACCTCCAGCCTCAGCGGGCGCAGCCGGAAGCCCGCGCGCTCGAGCACGGTGGTGGGCTCGTCCTCCCCCTGGGCGGAGAGCGCGTGCCGATCATCTCCTGGCACGGGCGTGTGGCCATGATCCGAGACGAAGAGGACATAGGTGTCGTCCAGCACTCCGGCCTCCGCGTAGGCATCCAACACGCGGCCCACCAGCGGATCGAGCACCTCGCGCACGTAGCGCCGCTGCTGCTCGAGCGGCTCGCTCGCCACATGGGTGTACAGGTCCACGCCGGGGAAGTAGACGACCTGGAGGCGGGGGACTCCGTACTGACCGAGGGCTTCGAGCAGGTGCGCCACGGAGGATTGATCCAGCTCGGCGTAGGTCTCCCGCTCGATGTCCGGGGCTCCCACGAGGC encodes the following:
- a CDS encoding hybrid sensor histidine kinase/response regulator, translating into MGERIRAKDWSETPLGPLGSWPACLRTVVSLCVASPFPILIAWGPRRVMLFNDGCRALGDGPPPHLLGQPLGEYWGASWEELRGHYDKAFASQPVILENQPLFRDRGGRLAETFLSGAFSPIRDERGEVVGVWNPLTETTRQVLHARRTRALRDVAMAMANAQTLPEVFTLAARTIEEYAHDLPFTLFYVRGARGSTPRLVGGTGLPPGTAASPPLLFSQGDTASGWPLEEVMRARRPVQIGHLEERFGPLRCGPYPESPREAVALPIFLPGEEEPTALLLAGVSARLALDEPYLEFHRLLASAVTTAAIQSQARADWVRSRWREEQRAAELEAVIQSIPDGVCIADASGHIRANRIDPAILGSSGIEDALQRALRGESSTREVYLAQSGTEKQRVIRSATAPVRLRESIVGAVSINVDITERKRAEAEREVLLANEQAARSEAERANRKKDEFLARVSHELATPLVGMRLWLELLQTDERRRTEAVAALTQCTQTLSRIVHDLLDTARALSGKLSVMLEACEPGEPIQAAVADLTPLARQKGLTLEMVLQETPLVQADPRRMRQVVSNLLSNAVKFTPPGGKVEVRLEPERGGVCIVVQDTGRGFPSEFQPLLFSPFRQEEEGTTRANGGLGLGLAIVRQLVELQGGTVWAESPGRGQGALFTVWLPAHEDTGEPPRAENTSAIALQLEGLRLLLVEDDALTRTAVASILEHHGARVEAVGSVASALSILDGTSGFDALVCDIAMPREDGYSLIRKVRAMSGPISQVPAAAFTAHMREEDRLQVLEAGFQMHIPKSLEPDQLIAQLRTLVGERPAKS
- a CDS encoding TetR/AcrR family transcriptional regulator yields the protein MHSGRKQEDGERYQAILETAARLICERGYEGTSMQEIAAACHMTKAGLYHHVQNKEQLLSDVMSYGMSAFEQEVLEKVRGLADPVERLRECMRLNIHLVTGVTGGCSKEVIIILHEHNTLTGEARASIDGRKKRYVRFLEDSFAEAMRMGRIRAVQPTVAAFSFLGMILWIYKWFQPGGRLTATQVADDMVDLLFTGLVTPPGVVPGAPSPLSRERPPVSGGAS
- a CDS encoding CoA transferase subunit A — its product is MKAGRWATVAELVATIPDGAWLAPGGFMLGRAPMALVLELIAQGRKNLQVMSLPNPLPAEFLVAGGCLSRVELPFGALHLQGRVRPLPCLKRAIEQGRISWREHDGYRVVQRLRAASMGLPFIPAPDADVSELADAEPLPTVTDPFTGKPVPVEPAFYPDVALIHAQAADEQGNLFIEDPTTDVLVAGAAKRVLATAEERVARLPRVTIPGFQVERVALSRGGALPSGCAGLYPHDDAMLADYLALAESGREAEFLEKLLSKRSVA
- a CDS encoding CoA-transferase subunit beta; the encoded protein is MSADVTPAEVVVSLLAREIEDGAVVATGVASPLAILAIAVARATHAPRLTYLACVGSLNPDLPTLHPSSEDLRFLDGRSAEVSIPDLFDHARRGRVDTVFFGAAEVDGLGRTNMTASGRLGEPRTKFPGVAGAATLRQWVRRPILLVPRQSRRNLVPQVQVATTRDDRRPVRLISDLGVFELGAAGARLLARHPWASVEQISERTGFSFQAEERLSITPLPDARTVAAIRSIDSHGYRDQLVGA
- a CDS encoding alcohol dehydrogenase catalytic domain-containing protein, yielding MKAVVLREFGAASNLRLETMPDPRPGRGEVLIRVHACGVCYHDVINRKGNLPRTHVPAVLGHEAAGEVVEVGPDTPGWKVGDRVATLQRLSCGECALCKSGRNSLCKKDNRFFGEEISGGYAQYMTAPVMGLGRVPANLSWPVAATVCCTLGTAVHTVRTRARVRDGETVLITGASGGVGLAAVQLAKLDGARVIAVTSGEAKVQALREAGADEVIVSRGLDFAAEARKRTGGEGVNVAIEIVGSATFAQTLKAMAPGGRVVVVGNLESGKVDLNPGLVIVKELEIIGAYATTREELDESLRLVAEGKIRPFVSETVPLADAGKAHFRLENREIAGRLVLLPQDTQ
- a CDS encoding hydroxymethylglutaryl-CoA synthase family protein yields the protein MKKQVGIEALAIAVPRRYVDIEELAKARGVDPAKYTAGLGAKEMAVADPGEDSVSLAASAAARLIQQQNVDVSRVGMLVVGTETGVDHSKAVASHVQGLLKLPRSMRTFDAQHACYGGTAGLMAAAEWIASGAGAGRVAIVVCSDIARYGLNTAGEPTQGAGAVALLVSEQPDLLALDIGLNGVCTVDVYDFWRPLGRREAVVDGHYSINCYLDALSGAYRGWRERALAHEVVRWGDTLPSEQLARIIYHVPFCKMARKAHTQLRQVDLEDSASGRELTPEAREAAAKSSASYDAQVASSLTLNARVGNVYTASMYLALAGLLHSEGTALAGKRVGLLSYGSGSCSEFYSAVVGANAAERMAKADVEGVLARRERVSVAEYERIMNLPYEAPEAITPAPGEFRLKEIRDHRRVYSAG
- a CDS encoding mechanosensitive ion channel family protein; protein product: MAPVQHARSQLRAFRKASILAVALTSLLLLVVGPPDEALARDAEVTTPAEAPPEPARQVQPQEVAREASAEAERTVLGLRQGLLNALPKLTVVLGTLLLSWLVARGLRALLHAVLGRWAWADASTALVSICVWLLGTGIAVSVLAGDIRAMLGSVGLVGLALSWALQTPIESFTGWLLNSFQGYYRVGDRVQVGDVFGDVYAIDFLSTTVWELGSAERPGAVHAEQPTGRLITFPNNEVLTGSVVNLTRDFPYVWDELLVPVANESDLRYALELLRGLAVEVVGADMAGPAREYETLLRKARLETSVADTPEVYVSLADSWTNVTIRYLVHARQRRKWKSLLAERVMVELNQPAHTGRIIPVLPRQQLQFLGADGRPTDAPFRRT
- a CDS encoding alkaline phosphatase family protein, with the protein product MGSGHAKRWAVGAGVVLLLVGVATGAWWLLRPGPPTRETLTEAVELATTGGDRLLREPMRPLTPGPRVLLFALDGVGANEFRQAVSEHSSGSIHALLGPERGEHLFEHGFAVPGALSILPSTTVAAWASVYTGQPPARTGVPGNEWFARDEVRFYAPAPVSVHAKEDVLHTFTDGLVGKALKVPTLFELADVRSFVSLAHVYRGADFFTTPEPSAAADLLVDFARGLVGAPDIERETYAELDQSSVAHLLEALGQYGVPRLQVVYFPGVDLYTHVASEPLEQQRRYVREVLDPLVGRVLDAYAEAGVLDDTYVLFVSDHGHTPVPGDDRHALSAQGEDEPTTVLERAGFRLRPLRLEVEPPARDFQAVVAYQGAMAYVYLADRSTCPEPGQRCDWNRPPRWEEDVLPVARAFHRANLTGEGAADMKGALDFVFARAGRPVSEDAPPFQVFDGERLIPLADHLTAHPRPDLLNLAERMEGLGAGPQGHRAGDVLLLTRTGLERPLSERFYFAGHYHSWHGSPSAQDSRVTFVVARRDEEGERVRSRTEPVVGPRPSLLHVTPLIRELLGAR